The following are from one region of the Lytechinus variegatus isolate NC3 chromosome 4, Lvar_3.0, whole genome shotgun sequence genome:
- the LOC121412910 gene encoding betaine--homocysteine S-methyltransferase 1-like, producing the protein MEVFVITRKQYYAADDDDDNDLDVVVIGGDDADIYLQIHNNSLKFIINSSLSIVKGLLQRIQDGETVIVAEGYIFAFERLGYLKAGPFTPEVVVDHPELVRQMYKDFVRAGSDVVQAFTYYGNRNKFKLVGREDELEKQNRLALKMAREVADETGTLMCGDLSNTWVYEPGNEEAIAETKSMFKEQIEWAVDEGADFIVGETFGHFEEALLAAKAIKEHGQGVPAVITLGTHYSQKTPDGKPTTADGVELNEALRRLVEGGADVVGFNCTRGPLSMIPVLESAVEANIGAPLAALPVLYRTTAEEPSFFDLPDPWTGERAFPLDLDCLLCSRRDVVKFTERCAQLKIPYVGLCCGNAPHYTRAMAETLGRVTEASKYSPDMSLHGMYGTDDTKLTTYYTKLYQTATTKK; encoded by the exons atggAAGTGTTTGTCATCACACGGAAGCAGTAttatgctgctgatgatgatgacgataatgatctTGATGTTGTGGtgattggtggtgatgatg CTGATATTTATCTTCAAATCCATAATAATTCGTTAAAATTTATAATCAACTCTTCTCTTTCTATAGTGAAAGGTTTGCTGCAGCGGATTCAAGATGGAGAAACTGTCATTGTTGCCGAGGGGTATATCTTTGCCTTTGAACGTCTTGGATACCTGAAAGCCGGGCCGTTCACCCCTGAAGTTGTAGTGGACCATCCCGAGCTTGTACGCCAGATGTACAAGGACTTCGTGCGCGCAGGAAGTGACGTAGTCCAAGCTTTTACG TACTATGGCAATCGCAACAAGTTCAAGCTCGTCGGGCGGGAGGACGAGCTCGAGAAACAGAACCGTCTTGCCCTCAAGATGGCGAGAGAGGTGGCTGATGAAACGGGAACCTTGATGTGTGGTGACCTCAGCAACACATGGGTGTATGAACCTGGGAATGAGGAGGCGATCGCCGAGACCAAATCGATGTTCAAG GAGCAAATCGAATGGGCGGTGGACGAGGGAGCCGATTTTATCGTGGGTGAGACCTTTGGTCACTTTGAAGAGGCTCTTCTAGCAGCAAAGGCCATCAAGGAACACGGACAAG GTGTACCTGCCGTGATAACCCTAGGAACGCACTACTCTCAGAAAACCCCTGATGGAAAGCCTACCACTGCGGACGGTGTGGAGTTGAACGAAGCCCTTCGCCGTCTTGTAGAAGGTGGTGCAGATGTGGTTGGCTTCAACTGTACCAGGGGACCTCTCTCTATGATACCAGTCCTTGAAAGCGCCGTGGAAGCCAATATAGGG GCTCCTTTGGCTGCACTTCCCGTCTTATATAGGACAACGGCGGAAGAACCCAGTTTCTTTGATCTTCCAGATCCCTGGACAG gaGAGAGGGCGTTTCCGCTTGACCTTGACTGCCTCCTCTGCTCAAGAAGGGACGTTGTCAAGTTTACGGAACGCTGTGCCCAACTCAAGATACCGTACGTGGGACTGTGCTGCGGGAATGCCCCTCACTACACCCGGGCCATGGCCGAGACCCTGGGGAGAGTCACAGAGGCATCGAAGTATTCACCTGACATGTCCCTTCATGGGATGTATGGCACTGATGATACCAAACTCACCACTTACTACACCAAACTTTACCAAACTGCGACGACCAAGAAGTAG